A DNA window from Actinokineospora baliensis contains the following coding sequences:
- a CDS encoding trypsin-like peptidase domain-containing protein gives MTENKPDEQPGPTSPWSAQAAQAAETPSGDGTPGGEQGPARVEAGTPAREEQGLAAPGTGTQQTWVGGAWQQQGGWQQPTQQHGAVPPGTQYAGLPHPGVPQPHQYQQPRREPRRTGLVVGVAVLALVVGGGAGAAGGYLAADRDSGSSSTALDAPPTAKQTAAAPAGSVESVAQKVLPSVVQLQVRGRSSAGEGSGFVISRDGYIVTNNHVIEGAVDGGQIQAVFQDGRTATATVVGRDPNSDVAVVKAAGVDDLTVSELGRSDDLRVGQAVVAIGSPFELSGTVTSGIVSSLQRPTRAGGDGGNQATVMDAVQTDAAINPGNSGGPLVNMQGQVIGINSAIYSPQSSASGSGGSVGIGFAIPIDQARRTAEEIVKTGKATQTVLGVSVRDADSGGALIADVTGGGPGEQAGVKSGDVVTKLDDRRIDTADALVAAVRSHAPGDKVTLTLSDGKTVQATLSGQTVETS, from the coding sequence ATGACCGAGAACAAGCCCGACGAGCAGCCCGGACCCACCAGTCCGTGGTCGGCGCAGGCGGCCCAGGCCGCCGAGACGCCGTCGGGTGACGGGACTCCGGGCGGGGAGCAGGGCCCCGCGCGGGTGGAGGCCGGCACCCCGGCGCGCGAGGAGCAGGGCCTCGCCGCGCCGGGGACCGGCACCCAACAGACTTGGGTGGGCGGCGCCTGGCAGCAGCAGGGCGGCTGGCAGCAGCCCACCCAGCAACACGGTGCGGTACCCCCCGGGACGCAGTACGCGGGGCTGCCGCACCCGGGGGTACCGCAACCGCACCAGTACCAGCAGCCGCGCCGGGAGCCGCGGCGCACGGGACTGGTGGTCGGCGTCGCCGTGCTCGCGCTGGTCGTCGGGGGTGGCGCGGGCGCGGCGGGCGGCTACCTCGCCGCCGACCGCGACTCGGGTTCGTCGAGCACCGCGCTGGACGCGCCGCCGACGGCCAAGCAGACCGCGGCCGCCCCGGCGGGTTCGGTCGAGTCGGTGGCCCAGAAGGTGCTGCCGAGCGTGGTGCAGCTGCAGGTGCGCGGCCGGTCCTCCGCAGGGGAGGGGTCCGGCTTCGTCATCAGCCGCGACGGGTACATCGTGACCAACAACCACGTGATCGAGGGCGCGGTGGACGGCGGCCAGATCCAGGCCGTCTTCCAGGACGGCCGCACGGCCACGGCGACGGTGGTCGGGCGCGACCCCAACTCCGACGTCGCCGTGGTCAAGGCCGCGGGCGTCGACGACCTGACCGTCTCCGAGCTCGGCCGCTCCGACGACCTGCGGGTCGGCCAGGCGGTGGTGGCCATCGGGTCGCCGTTCGAGCTCTCCGGCACGGTCACCTCGGGCATCGTCAGCTCGCTGCAGCGCCCGACCCGGGCGGGCGGTGACGGCGGCAACCAGGCCACGGTCATGGACGCCGTGCAGACCGACGCCGCGATCAACCCGGGCAACTCCGGTGGCCCCCTGGTCAACATGCAGGGCCAGGTCATCGGCATCAACTCGGCCATCTACAGCCCGCAGAGCTCGGCATCCGGCAGCGGCGGCTCGGTCGGCATCGGCTTCGCGATCCCGATCGACCAGGCCCGCCGCACGGCCGAGGAGATCGTCAAGACCGGGAAGGCCACCCAGACCGTGCTGGGCGTGTCGGTCCGCGACGCCGACTCCGGCGGTGCCCTCATCGCCGACGTCACCGGCGGCGGTCCCGGCGAGCAAGCGGGCGTCAAGTCCGGCGATGTGGTCACCAAGCTCGACGACCGCCGCATCGACACCGCCGACGCACTCGTGGCCGCGGTCCGCTCGCACGCCCCCGGGGACAAGGTCACCCTGACCCTGTCCGACGGCAAGACGGTCCAGGCCACCCTCAGCGGCCAGACCGTGGAAACCAGCTAG